A single window of Colletotrichum higginsianum IMI 349063 chromosome 8, whole genome shotgun sequence DNA harbors:
- a CDS encoding EC45 protein yields MKISVLFFTSALVAGVLAAPIGKTAPADAINIVNDDIVEAPVNDVNQIEKREKMFEGGGGRGGGGGGARGSGGGGKGKSKKPETGTGGSVGNGGSGGMSKPKEPVCKGSHTDSIRVGC; encoded by the coding sequence ATGAAGATCTCAGTCCTTTTCTTTACGTCCGCCCTCGTCGCGGGCGTTCTCGCAGCGCCTATCGGCAAGACCGCTCCCGCCGATGCGATCAACATCGTCAACGATGACATCGTCGAGGCACCGGTCAACGACGTTAACCAGATCGAGAAGCGTGAAAAGATGTTcgaaggcggaggaggaagaggtggtggtggaggaggagcaaggggtagtggcggcggagggaaagggaagtCCAAGAAGCCAGAGACTGGGACCGGGGGTAGCGTGGGCAACGGCGGATCGGGCGGTATGAGCAAGCCAAAGGAACCGGTTTGCAAAGGTAGCCACACAGACTCGATTAGAGTTGGCTGCTGA
- a CDS encoding Dihydroxyacetone kinase has translation MSDRHIFTSSEGLVDKSLRGFISYNPSLALDQSNRVVFDTTYDRSKISIVSGGGSGHEPAWAGYVGNNMLAASVSGDIFASPSAKQILAAIERVPSDVGTILVITNYTGDCLHFGLAAEKARSRGHNCRMIICGDDVSVGKKGGSLVGRRGLAGQVGVLKVISGASGAGAGSLDDIHKLGVAVESEIVSIAATMDHCHVPGRSEHARLNADEVEVGTGPHNEPGYKKVSPSPSPEALVDQLLRYCLDQNDPDRSYVKFSPNDETILLVSNFGGISYLEMGALVDELLEQLDEKWNIRPSRVYSGPLETSLNAPAFSVSLMNITTASEKCSFSAEQILSFADVKTNTHWESMAGSQTVRRDRKLQFVTSPPEEPKKIEASRDVRMDPATLKSMLRMACLAVIDAEPDLTKWDMVMGDGDCGETLKTGASHLLDALENRGIASEGSIVSVLHELEEIVESKMGGTLGGILGIFFVSLSNSVQEHAHLARSQGILSLWTLALTSGLEQLGHYTPAKVGDRTILDVLIPFVSAIRDGGFEQAVEAAVQGAEYTRKTKAKLGRATYVAVSEKDTTFHPDPGAWGAMVAIKGLQSGMA, from the coding sequence ATGTCAGACAGGCACATCTTCACCTCGTCCGAGGGTCTCGTCGACAAGTCCCTCCGGGGCTTCATCTCATACAACCCCTCACTCGCCCTGGACCAGTCAAAccgcgtcgtcttcgacacAACGTACGACAGATCCAAGATCAGCATCGtgtccggcggcggctccggccACGAGCCGGCATGGGCCGGCTACGTCGGCAACAACATGCTGGCGGCCTCCGTCTCCGGCGACATCTTCGCCAGCCCCTCCGCAAAGCAGATcctggccgccatcgagcGCGTGCCATCAGACGTCGGCACGATCCTCGTCATCACCAACTACACAGGCGACTGCCTCCATTTCGGGCtcgcggccgagaaggcccgGAGCCGCGGGCACAACTGCCGCATGATCATCTGCGGCGACGATGTCTCGGTCGGTAAGAAGGGCGGCAGCCTGGTCGGTCGGAGAGGCCTTGCGGGGCAGGTTGGCGTCCTCAAGGTCATCAGCGGAGCGTcgggcgccggtgccgggtCGCTTGATGACATTCACAAGCTCGGTGTCGCCGTGGAGTCCGAGATCGTTTCCATTGCGGCGACGATGGATCACTGCCACGTGCCGGGCCGCTCAGAACACGCTCGGctcaacgccgacgaggtggagGTGGGAACGGGGCCGCACAACGAGCCCGGGTACAAGAAGGTCTCGCCCAGCCCGTCGCCGGAGGCTCTGGTCGACCAGTTGCTGCGGTACTGCCTGGACCAAAACGACCCGGACCGATCATACGTCAAGTTCAGCCCCAACGACGAGACGATCCTGCTGGTCAGCAACTTTGGTGGCATCTCCTACCTGGAGATGGGCGCCCTGGTCGACGAactcctcgagcagctcgacgagaAGTGGAACATTCGTCCCTCGAGGGTGTACTCCGGCCCGCTCGAGACCTCCCTCAACGCCCCCGCCTTCTCAGTCTCCCTCATGAACATCACGACGGCATCCGAGAAGtgctccttctcggccgagcAGATCCTGTCCTTCGCCGACGTCAAGACCAACACGCACTGGGAGTCCATGGCCGGGTCGCAGACCGTCAGACGCGACCGCAAGTTGCAGTTTGTCACATCTCCCCCCGAAGAGCCCAAGAAGATCGAGGCCAGCAGGGACGTGAGGATGGACCCGGCGACCCTCAAGTCCATGCTGCGCATGGCCTGCctggccgtcatcgacgccgagcccgaCCTGACGAAGTGGGATATGGTcatgggcgacggcgactgcGGCGAGACCCTCAAGACGGGCGCCTCccacctcctcgacgccctggagAACAGGGGGATCGCCTCCGAGGGCTCCATCGTCTCCGTCCTCcacgagctcgaggagattGTCGAGAGCAAGATGGGCGGCACGCTAGGAGGCATCCTGggcatcttcttcgtctcgctCAGCAACTCCGTCCAGGAGCACGCGCACCTCGCGCGGTCGCAGGGCATCCTGTCCCTCTGGACCCTGGCCCTCACGTCCGGCCTGGAGCAGCTGGGCCACTACACGCCCGCTAAGGTCGGAGACCGCACCATCCTCGACGTGCTGATCCCCTTTGTCTCGGCCATCCGCGACGGCGGGTTCGAGCAGGCtgtcgaggcggcggtccAGGGTGCCGAGTACACCAGGAAGACCAAGGCGAAGCTCGGTCGGGCGACGTATGTTGCCGTGTCGGAAAAGGACACCACGTTCCATCCCGATCCCGGCGCTTGGGGCGCAATGGTGGCAATCAAGGGCCTGCAATCGGGCATGGCATAG
- a CDS encoding Ribose 5-phosphate isomerase: MGSNPVPKYRIVVGSDEAGIKYKDAIKADLQKDSRVEFVEDVGSHETADKTAYPHRAAAAAQLVADGKADRALLICGTGLGMAIAANKVKGIRAVTAHDSFSVERSILSNDAQVLCMGERVIGLELARRLAKDWLGYAFDPTSQSAEKVHVIKALEAAA; encoded by the exons ATGGGCAGCAACCCAGTGCCAAAGTACCGCATTGTTGTCGGAAGCGAT GAGGCCGGCATCAAGTACAAGGACGCAATCAAGGCAGACCTCCAGAAGGACTCCCGCGTGGAGTTCGTCGAGGACGTAGGAAGCCACGAGACCGCCGACAAGACGGCCTACCCCCACAGagccgcggcggcagcgcaactcgtcgccgacggcaaggccGACCGCGCGCTGCTCATCTGCGGCACGGGGCTCGGCatggccatcgccgccaacaagGTCAAGGGCATCCGGGCCGTGACGGCGCACGACAGCTTCAGCGTGGAGCGGTCGATCCTGAGCAACGACGCGCAGGTGCTGTGCATGGGCGAGAGGGTGATTGGCCTGGAGCTCGCGAGGAGGCTCGCCAAGGACTGGCTCGGATACGCATTTGACCCTACCAGCCAGAGTGCTGAGAAGGTGCATGTCATCAAGGCTCTGGAGGCTGCTGCGTGA
- a CDS encoding Triosephosphate isomerase has translation MATSPSRRLIGLSTKMYFPLQRTLDFVAAVQTELKALPPHALDNVDLFIIPDFVSIHPVNEALKSSPVPIRLGAQDCHWDDFGAFTGEVSPAVLSETGVTIVEVGHAERRRLFGETDEVVAKKAAAASRNGMTPLICIGEKTKRDLDVALSECKAQIDQSLADVPDSAEVIVAYEPVWAIGASQPASEDHVIQVVKGIRAFESVKRRTGTTRVIYGGSAGPGLFERLGEAVDGLFLGRFGHDVPRFLKTVSEVAAFQKA, from the coding sequence ATGGCGACATCACCGAGCCGGAGGCTCATCGGCCTCTCAACCAAGATGTATTTCCCGCTCCAACGCACGCTGgacttcgtcgccgccgtccagacCGAACTCAAGGCCCTCCCGCCCCAcgccctcgacaacgtcGACCTCTTCATCATCCCCGATTTCGTCTCCATCCACCCGGTCAACGAAGCCCTCAAGTCCTCGCCGGTCCCCATCCGGCTCGGGGCGCAGGACTGCCACTGGGACGACTTCGGCGCCTTTACCGGGGAAGTCAGCCCAGCCGTGCTAAGCGAGACAGGGGTCACAATCGTCGAGGTTGGCCACGCCGAGAGACGGAGGCTGTTTGGCGAGACCGACGAGGTCgtggcgaagaaggccgccgcaGCAAGTCGGAACGGCATGACCCCCCTGATCTGCATCGGCGAAAAGACCAAAAGGGACTTGGACGTCGCGTTGAGCGAGTGCAAGGCCCAGATCGACCAGTCGCTGGCCGACGTCCCCGACTCCGCCGAGGTCATTGTCGCGTACGAGCCCGTGTGGGCCATCGGCGCGAGCCAGCCGGCCAGCGAGGATCACGTCATCCAGGTGGTGAAGGGTATCAGGGCCTTTGAAAGCGTCAAGAGGAGGACAGGCACGACGAGGGTGATTTACGGCGGCAGCGCAGGGCCCGGTTTGTTTGAGAGATTGGGTGAGGCTGTCGATGGGCTTTTCCTGGGGAGGTTTGGGCATGATGTGCCGCGCTTCCTCAAGACGGTGTCAGAAGTGGCTGCATTTCAGAAAGCCTGA
- a CDS encoding Ankyrin repeat protein, protein MSDPLSIAASIAGLVTLADIVFDRLVKYGRSVKDAEKEIQELAKEVNLLAGILSSLSRLARALDDESFDRNLRMHHIEACNETLAEIDKKLGKMDKDSIKDRLKWPFSNRRIKEWLEELSKHKQNINLALSANTMDAMLRLLAQEDRHAGKTLTEVKETRKIVSRIHQDSERKKVLEYFLKYNPQQNYETSRRLRHPRTGLWLTRLPEFQHWLSTPDSRLWLKGIPGAGKTVLAASIIEAALGMSTETTPSAFFFCDYKETDTHKPATILGALVYQLAIQKEEAYERLKKFYEELHPSNGLPRVASTTSLERVLKDMTKMYDHVYLVVDGLDECRELTDDVVEMLSDVSEDTDNVSMALLSRDEDHIRGLLEADFVPLEIAAHKEDITEFVTSEIEERIRNRRLRIDGAELKAEILHGLIDGAKGMFRWVACQLDHLGDCDSDQQCRDALKTLPPTLDETYVRILERIPRTKTKTIQLALNSIAYADPKLTIHQLRQMLAVPEKGAFLDPRAVIREEAITRYCSSFVRKSNDGRYLEFSHFSVQEFLETASLPNSDLEFFRLSKKRAFSLLAIECLKFIQLENFGRACVDTVRQDDMKGEDSPVSARDKEYPVYKYAAERWPVYARGEWEDARIVDLAKSLFHPSKTACFTSWAIEIVEQLELFGEGKDAASIVTHQLFSPLHLAASFSLPQICSFLIQQKMDVNLAGPVGTPMQCAVQGLAANIGLVYIDYLEWFQNTDDDEDFEMMATADTIKCLHQAGAFFPSECTYPFHGQTLYGVAFNVAFRADTLFLPMTLLRFGVPLKERDLESATAYFIKQDKSDHVKHYASLQPFLESMNDAVAPSSLEIRLHRLVWNQAMLYNLDFVCHPTTIDTRIYLMEEDLGRQAVTAIKVGSLPVLRRILSDPRFEASTCVSENGDSLLHLAMASPRNTVTSVIVKELLNAGCDACETNSFDEQPIHLWGPDCDDDDDTDDDTDYGARWGTTNTYYEVVKMLKDNGATCLAQDATGRNALHVHAGWPQGLKVLLEHFADDITNAMETIDRDGYTPLTQCLKDEKVDSASILVGRVSLSPEMVHCPTHILLLAASANASDLFETLFRSNVVDKTTLAPGDSPLHHLSRHITVSFVRRLKSIYPESCSYPGDTSGKTPLESYIGQCLQTDKVTRIASAVVEELSVSGPPMTTVVQGNIWQHFSQTVVKITRSSPSHINDLVREAISEGNTLSRLGYLHAYESSASQSGIIPLLEAFSGLPDRSIVFMSFFAAICEVIYHFIDQTHYWSDIERSPHLTRLLKAAVQSCNLKLGKFLLGKGVSVHQRVDGLSALESLCRNPPNHDEVKKMISLVLDHADKSRWNETSPINSLPLLHQLHAPGAEWIVAELVQRGADPNVRVDHGCRDPVLVWYLRTKRLQYASAILRAGADPSQTSSLGFDAALVAAWNKFSAFLHELYDACKRIKTIRWDRTCRLMINLGGERHFATDVNGLHIGAVFGSINTMAFYIDQGLISNLDTVSYYDYTPLHFAVINGHTSAVKFLCARGCDVNARCSNGSSSLHLAARYKKLEVAKALIEAGCKSSLDSAGMRPGFYALQSDDENLIKFFKSSELDSEQPASDVRDHDPFSKRQRRMAFAAAFEDAILGDNLSRCQDLIASGCDLEVPLNSCGGCSPLVKAIENKRTAIVTWLLEKGASLTRTICHLKVPITAIHSIVENPELVEILPQSLKSLMRDEVAVLEHFPGLIIAAAASNNTKGLELLFVHLMRYEKRCDFHIPGGFENLLSAALSKKDQHGYSALHWAARKGNLKAVNLLLDSGADVNASAGVFTSTPLHCAIEYGQDLEAQVALRLIEKGASLESRDYLGMTPMSLAARRSNLPLIRGLKCLKADAMALDSISSSPLLCSALGLVGPSTWENRVKIFAELLHLGHDPHAVNSIGRSAFHAAICQREFIPLLLNFGIQLEDSQSFPWNTKSHRLPFWLTEGFSLFRKTFKRQTLCNFLNVAPNNAWSPLCRAASLGWTVVMENLIVMGADIDAEGCSLGSALIVACITGRKESAVYLVRRGAALSYWGPNGFRSAHDAAMKNSSILNWLLVERFTDQRKLTAANGLELGDEQTRGTFTWGGPVRAGLVICGTMERLPKESSREYWSRLMSEKKKWRGKVLPPSPARRTSRPSNLVPEEHHPLVPRRPHIADIRDGPESVEVVVTGLDHDAGEDDVIKSLDDFGPLVGSQLGDEGFSVFVLWRHGQVYPRLASL, encoded by the exons ATGTCAGATCCCCTGTCAATCGCCGCAAGCATCGCAGGGCTTGTCaccctcgccgacatcgTTTTCGATCGTCTGGTCAAGTACGGGAGATCGGTGAAAGATGCCGAGAAGGAAATCCAGGAGCTTGCAAAGGAGGTCAATCTCCTCGCCGGAATCCTGAGTAGTCTTTCCAGGCTGGCCAGGGCCTTGGACGACGAATCGTTTGACAGAAACCTGCGTATGCACCACATCGAGGCATGCAATGAGACCCTCGCGGAGATCGACAAGAAATTGGGCAAGATGGACAAAGATTCGATCAAAGACAGGCTGAAATGGCCGTTTTCAAACCGCCGCATCAAGGAATGGCTGGAGGAATTGTCAAAGCACAAACAAAACATCAATCTGGCCCTGTCTGCCAACACAATGGACGCCATGCTCCGACTCTTGGCGCAAGAAGACCGTCACGCCGGAAAAACGCTCACGGAGGTCAAGGAGACTCGGAAAATCGTCAGTCGCATCCACCAAGACTCAGAGCGCAAGAAAGTGCTAGAGTACTTCCTAAAGTACAATCCTCAGCAGAACTACGAAACGAGTCGTCGTCTGCGACATCCAAGGACTGGGCTCTGGCTCACACGACTTCCCGAATTTCAGCATTGGCTATCTACACCTGACTCCAGACTGTGGTTGAAGGGCATCCCGGGAGCCGGCAAGACGGTTCTGGCTGCGTCAATCATCGAGGCGGCACTGGGCATGAGTACGGAGACGACCCCCTCCGCGTTTTTTTTCTGCGACTACAAGGAAACCGACACTCACAAGCCTGCAACCATTCTCGGGGCTCTGGTCTATCAACTTGCCATTCAGAAGGAAGAAGCGTATGAGAGGTTAAAAAAGTTCTACGAGGAGCTGCATCCCTCAAACGGTTTACCTCGAGTGGCCAGCACCACATCACTGGAGCGGGTTCTCAAAGACATGACCAAGATGTATGACCACGTGTATTTGGTCGTAGATGGCCTCGATGAGTGTAGGGAGCTGACCGATGACGTGGTTGAGATGCTTTCTGACGTTTCCGAGGACACCGACAACGTCTCAATGGCACTTCTAAGCCGAGATGAGGATCACATTCGAGGTCTTCTGGAGGCGGACTTTGTTCCCTTGGAGATTGCCGCCCACAAGGAAGACATAACGGAATTCGTCACATCGGAAATTGAAGAGAGGATTCGCAATCGCAGGTTACGCAtcgatggcgccgagctcAAAGCGGAAATTCTTCATGGGCTCATTGACGGAGCAAAGGGAAT GTTTAGATGGGTGGCTTGTCAACTGGACCATCTAGGGGATTGCGACTCAGATCAGCAGTGCCGTGATGCACTCAAAACTCTTCCTCCGACCCTGGACGAGACCTATGTTCGCATCCTTGAACGCATACCCAGAACCAAAACCAAAACCATTCAACTGGCTCTGAACAGCATAGCATATGCCGATCCAAAGCTCACGATCCATCAATTAAGGCAAATGCTCGCAGTGCCCGAAAAGGGGGCATTCCTAGATCCGCGGGCCGTCATACGCGAGGAAGCCATCACAAGGTACTGCAGTAGTTTTGTCCGAAAGTCGAACGACGGACGTTACCTTGAATTCTCCCATTTTTCGGTCCAGGAATTTCTGGAAACGGCTTCACTACCCAATTCAGACTTGGAATTCTTCCGACTCTCCAAAAAACGCGCATTTTCGCTGCTCGCCATTGAGTGTCTGAAGTTTATCCAACTCGAGAATTTCGGCCGTGCTTGCGTCGACACGGTGAGGCAAGATGACATGAAGGGCGAAGACAGTCCGGTTTCAGCACGCGACAAAGAATATCCAGTATATAAATACGCTGCCGAACGCTGGCCGGTATACGCCAGAGGAGAATGGGAAGATGCGCGTATTGTTGACCTTGCCAAATCTCTTTTCCACCCGAGTAAAACAGCCTGCTTCACTTCTTGGGCAATCGAGATTGTGGAACAACTAGAACTCTTCGGAGAAGGTAAGGACGCTGCGTCGATTGTTACACATCAATTATTCAGCCCACTGCATCTGGCAgcgtccttctccttgccaCAAATTTGCTCCTTCCTCATTCAACAAAAGATGGACGTCAATCTCGCAGGCCCCGTCGGGACTCCGATGCAATGCGCAGTCCAGGGGCTCGCTGCTAATATTGGACTAGTATATATCGACTATCTCGAATGGTTTCAAAAcacagacgacgacgaagacttTGAAATGATGGCCACGGCAGATACCATCAAATGTCTACATCAAGCCGGAGCGTTCTTCCCTTCAGAGTGCACCTATCCGTTTCACGGTCAGACTTTGTACGGCGTTGCGTTCAATGTGGCATTTAGAGCAGACACGCTGTTTTTACCGATGACCCTGCTTCGCTTCGGTGTGCCGCTCAAAGAACGCGACCTTGAGAGCGCAACCGCCTACTTCATTAAGCAGGATAAAAGCGACCATGTCAAACATTACGCGAGCTTACAACCGTTTCTTGAATCAATGAATGACGCTGTCGCCCCATCTTCTTTGGAAATCCGGCTACACCGTCTGGTATGGAATCAAGCCATGTTATACAACCTGGACTTTGTCTGTCACCCGACGACAATTGATACCAGGATCTACTTGATGGAAGAAGACTTGGGGCGGCAAGCTGTTACAGCAATCAAGGTGGGAAGTCTCCCTGTACTGCGCAGAATTCTAAGCGACCCTCGCTTTGAAGCCTCAACTTGTGTAAGTGAGAACGGCGACTCGCTTTTGCACCTGGCAATGGCATCACCAAGGAATACCGTGACGTCTGTTATCGTCAAGGAATTACTCAATGCTGGGTGCGACGCTTGCGAGACGAATTCATTTGACGAGCAGCCGATCCACTTGTGGGGGCCCGACtgtgacgatgacgacgacacaGATGACGATACAGACTACGGGGCCAGATGGGGTACGACAAATACTTACTACGAGGTGGTCAAGATGCTTAAAGACAACGGCGCGACTTGTCTTGCGCAAGACGCAACGGGGCGCAACGCTCTGCATGTGCACGCTGGTTGGCCTCAAGGACTCAAAGTTCTATTGGAGCACTTTGCAGATGATATCACCAACGCCATGGAAACCATAGACCGCGACGGATATACGCCACTCACTCAGTGtctcaaggacgagaaggtGGATTCCGCCTCCATCCTTGTGGGACGCGTCTCTCTCAGCCCCGAGATGGTCCACTGCCCAACGCATATATTGTTACTTGCGGCGAGCGCCAACGCGAGCGATCTTTTCGAAACCCTGTTTCGTTCAAACGTCGTGGACAAAACTACTTTGGCACCCGGAGACAGCCCTCTGCATCATTTGAGCCGCCACATCACAGTAAGCTTCGTCCGACGCCTAAAATCCATCTACCCTGAGTCTTGCAGTTATCCAGGCGATACTTCTGGCAAGACGCCATTAGAGTCGTATATAGGACAGTGTTTACAAACCGACAAGGTGACCAGAatcgcctcggccgtcgtggAGGAATTGTCTGTCTCAGGACCTCCCATGACAACTGTTGTGCAAGGGAACATTTGGCAACACTTCTCGCAAACCGTGGTTAAGATCACACGCTCTTCACCATCCCACATAAACGACTTAGTGAGAGAAGCAATCTCTGAAGGAAACACCTTGTCGCGACTCGGGTACCTGCATGCCTACGAGTcgtcagccagccagtccgGCATCATCCCACTCTTGGAAGCCTTTTCCGGCCTCCCCGACCGCTCCATCGTCTTCATGTCCTTTTTCGCGGCCATCTGCGAGGTGATCTATCATTTCATTGATCAAACGCATTACTGGTCTGACATTGAGCGGTCCCCACATCTCACTCGTCTGCTGAAAGCAGCTGTTCAATCTTGCAACTTGAAACTCGGCAAATTCCTCCTGGGGAAAGGCGTCAGTGTCCACCAACGAGTTGATGGCCTGTCTGCATTGGAAAGCTTATGCCGGAACCCCCCAAATCACGATGAAGTAAAGAAAATGATCAGCCTTGTTTTGGACCATGCAGATAAATCTCGTTGGAACGAAACCAGCCCTATCAACAGCCTCCCATTGCTTCATCAGCTTCATGCTCCGGGCGCTGAGTGGATTGTGGCCGAACTAGTTCAACGAGGTGCAGACCCTAATGTGCGCGTCGATCATGGTTGTCGTGATCCGGTTTTGGTCTGGTATTTGCGTACAAAAAGATTGCAGTATGCTTCCGCCATACTGAGAGCTGGAGCAGACCCCAGTCAGACAAGCAGCTTGGGTTTTGATGCAGCGTTGGTTGCTGCTTGGAACAAGTTCTCTGCTTTTCTCCATGAACTGTACGACGCCTGCAAAAGAATCAAGACGATCCGATGGGACAGGACATGCAGATTGATGATAAATCTGGGCGGGGAGAGACACTTCGCAACGGACGTCAACGGACTCCATATTGGCGCTGTCTTCGGATCTATCAACACAATGGCCTTCTACATTGACCAAGGTCTCATCAGCAACCTTGACACAGTGTCATACTACGATTATACGCCTTTGCACTTCGCCGTCATAAACGGCCATACAAGCGCCGTCAAGTTTCTGTGCGCTCGAGGATGCGACGTCAATGCTCGATGTTCTAACGGAAGCTCGTCACTGCACCTTGCGGCAAGATACAAAAAGCTTGAGGTTGCAAAAGCCCTTATCGAGGCAGGGTGCAAATCGTCACTGGACTCGGCGGGAATGCGGCCCGGCTTCTATGCACTTCAATCCGATGACGAAAACCTCATCAAATTTTTCAAGTCCTCTGAACTGGATTCGGAGCAGCCGGCTTCAGACGTCCGCGATCATGACCCATTTTCGAAAAGACAGCGTCGAATGGCTTTTGCTGCAGCTTTCGAGGATgccatcctcggcgacaACTTGAGTCGCTGCCAAGACTTGATTGCCAGTGGCTGCGACCTTGAGGTTCCTCTGAACAGCTGCGGTGGTTGCTCGCCTCTAGTCAAAGCCATCGAAAACAAACGGACCGCAATCGTAACGTGGCTTCTCGAGAAAGGGGCATCCCTGACCAGGACTATTTGTCACCTCAAAGTCCCTATCACTGCGATCCATTCGATAGTAGAGAATCCTGAACTCGTTGAGATCTTGCCTCAGAGTTTGAAGAGTTTAATGAGGGACGAGGTGGCGGTGTTGGAGCATTTTCCAGGCCTGATCATCGCTGCTGCGGCTTCGAATAACACTAAAGGTTTGGAGTTGCTTTTTGTACATTTGATGCGATACGAAAAGCGTTGCGA TTTTCATATTCCCGGCGGTTTTGAAAATCTGCTTTCTGCAGCCCTGAGCAAGAAAGATCAACATGGGTATTCTGCATTGCATTGGGCAGCTAGGAAGGGAAATCTGAAGGCTGTTAACTTGTTGCTCGATTCAGGAGCTGATGTCAATGCGTCAGCCGGCGTGTTCACGTCGACTCCATTGCATTGCGCTATTGAATATGGGCAAGACCTGGAGGCTCAGGTTGCTTTACGTTTGATCGAGAAAGGTGCGTCACTCGAAAGCCGTGATTATTTGGGCATGACTCCAATGTCGCTTGCAGCACGTAGGAGTAATTTGCCTTTGATCAGGGGGTTGAAATGTCTCAAAGCAGACGCTATGGCTTTAGACTCTATATCTTCTTCACCTTTGCTGTGTTCAGCCCTTGGTCTCGTTGGACCGAGTACTTGGGAAAACCGTGTCAAGATCTTCGCGGAGCTTCTGCATCTTGGTCATGATCCTCACGCGGTAAATTCGATTGGTCGTTCGGCATTTCACGCCGCGATTTGCCAACGGGAATTCATCCCCCTTTTACTAAACTTTGGCATTCAACTCGAAGACAGCCAGTCTTTTCCCTGGAACACCAAATCGCATCGACTTCCATTTTGGCTCACCGAAGGTTTCTCGTTGTTTCGGAAGACATTCAAGCGACAAACACTCTGTAACTTCCTGAACGTGGCACCAAACAATGCCTGGAGCCCACTATGTAGAGCGGCGTCTCTCGGTTGGACGGTGGTCATGGAGAATCTCATTGTCATGGGCGCCGACATTGATGCCGAAGGATGCTCTCTGGGTTCTGCTCTGATTGTGGCTTGCATTACCGGGCGGAAAGAGTCGGCCGTTTACCTGGTTCGTCGTGGTGCGGCGCTGTCCTACTGGGGGCCAAACGGGTTTCGGTCAGCACACGATGCCGCGATGAAAAACTCGTCGATTCTGAACTGGCTTCTAGTCGAACGGTTCACCGACCAACGGAAACTGACAGCGGCCAATGGTCTGGAACTGGGAGATGAACAAACTCGTGGAACATTCACATGGGGCGGGCCTGTGAGGGCCGGGTTGGTCATCTGTGGTACAATGGAAAGGTTGCCGAAGGAGTCGTCCCGGGAATACTGGTCCCGGCTGATGAGCGAGAAGAAAAAGTGGAGGGGAAAGGTCCTGCCGCCGAGTCCTGCACGTCGAACAAGCCGCCCCTCGAACTTGGTTCCTGAGGAACAC CATCCCCTCGttcctcgacggccacaCATTGCCGACATTCGGGATGGCCCGGAGAGTGTCGAGGTTGTGGTTACCGGTCTCGATCACGACGccggagaagacgacgtgATCAAATCGCTTGACGACTTTGGTCCTCTCGTCGGCAGTCAACTTGGTGATGAGGGCTTCTCTGTCTTCGTCCTGTGGCGTCATGGTCAGGTCTACCCACGTCTTGCGTCGCTCTAA
- a CDS encoding N-acetyltransferase has product MSYTEEQLDRYFQHINYPREKHAPDRLQLLTELQAHQLARVPFESLTLHYSKHRHISLDLEDLFVKVVVQGKGGYCMELNALFGAVLKGLGFKLTSVGGKIKGDERFGGWSHMLNLVTVDGQRYMVDVGFGKGAAMVPVPLRRDSSPEFTTIAPLRGRLVYERLEQNTDAAQRMWVYYSTDSADGPFRQRNCFTEQEFFPEDFEVMNWAVMSRPTSYFVKTVLCMRTILNPDTMRAEGTVVLHKDEVKRKIGDRVEVLETLKNEADRVRAIEKYFFIALTPAEQKAIRGMPQELLETK; this is encoded by the exons ATGTCGTATACCGAAGAGCAACTAGACCGCTACTTCCAGCACATCAACTACCCCCGGGAGAAACATGCGCCAGACCGGCTGCAACTCCTCACGGAACTCCAGGCTCACCAGCTTGCGAGGGTCCCCTTTGAGAGTCTGACGCTGCACTACTCGAAGCACCGACACATTTCTCTGGATCTGGAAGATCTCTtcgtcaaggtcgtcgtGCAGGGCAAGGGCGGCTACTGCATGGAGCTTAATgccctcttcggcgccgtcctcaaAGGCCTCGGTTTCAAACTCAccagcgtcggcggcaagatcAAGGGAGACGAACGCTTCGGGGGATG GTCCCACATGCTGAacctcgtcaccgtcgacggccagcgCTACAtggtcgacgtcggcttcggaAAGGGCGCGGCCATGGTCCCCGTGCCCCTCCGCAGGGATTCCAGCCCCGAGTTCACCACCATCGCGCCCCTGCGCGGCAGGCTCGTCTACGAGAGGCTCGAGCAGaacaccgacgccgcccagcgCATGTGGGTGTACTACTCCACCGACAGCGCCGACGGGCCCTTCCGGCAGCGCAACTGCTTCACCGAGCAGGAGTTCTTCCCCGAGGACTTCGAGGTCATGAACTGGGCCGTCATGTCGCGGCCCACGAGCTACTTCGTCAAGACCGTCCTCTGCATGCGCACGATCCTGAACCCGGACACCATGAGGGCCGAGGGCACCGTCGTGCTGCACAAGGACGAGGTGAAGCGGAAGATCGGCGACAGGGTGGAGGTCCTCGAGACCCTGAAGAACGAGGCGGATCGGGTCAGAGCCATCGAGAAGTATTTCTTCATCGCGTTGACGCCGGCCGAGCAAAAGGCCATCAGGGGCATGCCTCAAGAGCTGTTGGAAACGAAGTGA